A genomic window from Thiomonas arsenitoxydans includes:
- a CDS encoding polyprenyl synthetase family protein: protein MSPSSTQTPDMAQAPTIHSVFAPITEDMERVDRAIHTHLASEVALINTIGGYIVAGGGKRLRPALLLLVSQALGFRGPQQHIMAAVVELIHTATLLHDDVVDESSMRRGRETSNALFGNSASVLVGDFLYSRAFQMMVSVGSMRILDILADATNVIAEGEVLQLLNMHDPEVDEQRYLQVIRFKTAKLFEAAARIGAVLADADANTQEEMALAGRSFGTAFQLIDDLLDYSGNSAELGKNIGDDLREGKPTLPLIIAMRQGTAAQRTLIENAIRQGDTSALDDVMDIVHACGAMQAVRKAAQGEIRVAECALSPLAPSPARQALLDLCAYSLGRTV, encoded by the coding sequence ATGTCGCCTTCCTCAACACAAACGCCAGACATGGCGCAAGCACCGACGATTCATTCCGTCTTTGCGCCGATCACCGAAGACATGGAGCGCGTCGACCGGGCCATTCACACCCACCTCGCCTCCGAAGTAGCTCTGATCAACACCATCGGCGGCTACATCGTTGCGGGCGGAGGCAAGCGACTGCGTCCCGCCTTGCTGCTGCTCGTCTCCCAGGCACTGGGGTTTCGCGGGCCGCAACAGCACATCATGGCCGCTGTGGTGGAACTGATCCATACCGCCACCCTCCTTCATGACGACGTGGTGGACGAGTCATCCATGCGACGCGGGCGCGAAACCTCCAACGCCCTCTTCGGGAACTCGGCCAGCGTGCTAGTCGGCGATTTTCTGTACTCACGGGCATTTCAGATGATGGTGTCCGTGGGGAGCATGCGCATCCTCGACATCCTGGCCGACGCCACCAATGTCATCGCCGAAGGCGAAGTGTTGCAATTGCTCAACATGCACGACCCGGAAGTCGATGAGCAACGGTATCTCCAAGTCATCCGCTTCAAAACCGCGAAACTTTTCGAGGCCGCAGCCCGAATCGGCGCCGTACTCGCCGATGCCGATGCGAACACGCAGGAAGAGATGGCCCTGGCGGGACGTAGCTTCGGCACCGCATTCCAGTTGATTGACGATCTGCTCGATTACAGCGGGAACTCCGCAGAACTGGGCAAGAACATTGGCGACGACCTGCGCGAAGGCAAACCCACCCTGCCGCTGATCATCGCCATGCGACAGGGCACTGCCGCGCAGCGCACTCTGATCGAAAATGCCATCCGCCAAGGCGACACCAGCGCACTCGACGACGTGATGGACATCGTGCACGCTTGCGGCGCCATGCAGGCCGTGCGCAAGGCCGCGCAGGGCGAGATCCGCGTTGCCGAGTGCGCGCTTTCCCCCCTAGCACCTAGCCCTGCCCGGCAGGCTCTGCTAGACTTATGCGCTTACTCTTTAGGACGCACGGTCTGA
- the proB gene encoding glutamate 5-kinase, protein MQPSSSVVQSARRVIIKAGSSLVTNEGRGVDLDAVSRWAGQIAGLRSAGKDVILVSSGAIAEGMRRLGWSQRPREMHQLQAAAAVGQMGLAQAYETAFRERGMVAAQVLLTHADLADRQRYLNARTTLLTLLEQGVVPVINENDTVVTDEIKFGDNDTLGALVTNLVEGDVLIILTDQSGLYSADPRKHADATLIAQADAEDATLQAMAGGAGTGIGTGGMATKVTAARRAARSGAHTVIASGREPDVLLRLARGEIVGTQLLAGHAKLAARKQWMADHLQLRGWVRVDEGAARRLRAQGASLLPVGVVEVQGDFDRGDVIAVRDASGAEVARGLSNYAASQARRIMRHPSADIEAILGFSEEPELIHRDNMVFL, encoded by the coding sequence ATGCAGCCTTCCAGCTCTGTCGTGCAGTCGGCGCGGCGCGTCATCATCAAGGCCGGTTCCAGTCTGGTCACCAATGAAGGGCGTGGCGTCGATCTCGATGCCGTGTCCCGCTGGGCGGGGCAGATCGCCGGCCTGCGCTCGGCAGGCAAGGACGTCATTCTGGTCTCCAGCGGCGCCATCGCAGAAGGGATGCGTCGCTTGGGCTGGTCGCAACGTCCGCGCGAGATGCACCAGTTGCAGGCGGCTGCGGCCGTCGGCCAGATGGGCTTGGCGCAAGCTTACGAAACGGCCTTCCGGGAGCGCGGCATGGTCGCCGCGCAGGTGTTGTTGACCCATGCCGACCTGGCGGATCGCCAGCGCTATCTCAACGCCCGCACGACCTTGCTGACCTTGTTGGAGCAGGGTGTCGTGCCGGTCATCAACGAAAACGACACCGTGGTCACCGACGAGATCAAGTTTGGTGACAACGACACCTTGGGTGCGCTGGTCACCAATCTGGTGGAAGGCGATGTGCTGATCATCCTCACTGACCAATCGGGCCTGTACAGCGCGGACCCGCGCAAACATGCCGACGCCACGCTGATCGCCCAAGCCGACGCCGAGGACGCCACGCTGCAGGCCATGGCCGGCGGTGCTGGAACGGGAATCGGCACCGGCGGGATGGCGACCAAGGTCACGGCAGCGCGGCGTGCGGCGCGCAGTGGCGCGCATACCGTGATTGCCAGCGGACGCGAGCCCGATGTGCTGCTCCGCTTGGCGCGGGGCGAGATCGTTGGCACTCAGCTACTGGCTGGTCACGCCAAGCTTGCCGCGCGCAAACAGTGGATGGCCGATCATTTGCAACTGCGCGGCTGGGTCAGGGTGGATGAAGGCGCAGCCCGGCGTTTGCGCGCACAAGGGGCCAGCTTGCTGCCGGTTGGCGTGGTGGAGGTACAGGGCGACTTCGATCGAGGTGACGTCATCGCCGTGCGCGATGCAAGCGGAGCGGAAGTGGCGCGGGGCCTGAGTAATTACGCGGCTTCACAGGCCCGGCGCATCATGCGCCACCCGTCTGCCGACATCGAGGCCATACTCGGTTTCAGCGAGGAGCCCGAGCTGATTCACCGGGACAATATGGTTTTCCTGTAG
- a CDS encoding proline--tRNA ligase — MKISRFFISTQKDDPADADVRSQALMLRAGMIKKHAAGLYSYLPLGLRSIRKVEAIVREEMNRAGAIELLMPVVQPAELWQETGRLDQFGPELLRIKDRHDRDFVIQPTSEEVVTDLVRSEVRSWRQLPLNFYHIQTKFRDERRPRFGVMRAREFTMKDAYSFDRDFEAAQISYRVMFDAYVRIFQRFGFEFRAVAADSGAIGGSLSHEFHVIADTGEDAIAYCEGSDFAANIEKAEALPLIAARAAPTQTLQKTPTPGAAKCEDVATLLGIPLQQTLKSVVLAVDGDKPGQAATIVLLLVRGDHAVNEVKVSKLAGLASTRMATEAEIVATFGTPPGYLGPIGTVHPVRVIADRTVANMSDFVVGANAVDFHYTGVNWGRDLPEPEVADIRNVQAGDPSPDGKGVLSICRGIEVGHVFYLGTKYSAAMGATFLDDKGKSQTLEMGCYGIGITRILGACIEQNHDAKGMIWPDAIAPFTAVICPIGYDRSEAVRQAADALYAELIAAGVDVALDDRGERPGVMLGDWELIGVPHRMVISDRGLAAGTVEYQHRRESAPTVLPLAEASAQLQARLQR, encoded by the coding sequence ATGAAAATTTCCCGCTTTTTCATTTCCACTCAGAAGGACGATCCGGCGGATGCCGATGTTCGCAGCCAGGCGCTAATGTTGCGCGCGGGCATGATCAAAAAACATGCAGCGGGGCTCTATAGCTATCTGCCGCTGGGCCTGCGCAGCATCCGCAAGGTGGAGGCCATCGTGCGCGAGGAAATGAATCGCGCGGGCGCCATCGAGTTGCTCATGCCCGTGGTGCAGCCGGCCGAGCTTTGGCAGGAGACGGGGCGGCTGGATCAATTCGGCCCCGAACTGTTGCGCATCAAAGACCGCCATGACCGCGACTTTGTGATCCAGCCCACTTCCGAGGAAGTCGTGACCGATCTGGTGCGTAGCGAGGTGCGGAGCTGGCGTCAACTGCCGCTCAATTTCTATCACATCCAGACCAAGTTTCGCGATGAGCGTCGTCCGCGATTTGGTGTGATGCGCGCGCGTGAATTCACGATGAAGGACGCGTATTCCTTCGATCGCGATTTCGAGGCGGCGCAGATCAGCTACCGCGTCATGTTCGATGCCTATGTGCGCATCTTTCAGCGTTTCGGCTTCGAGTTCCGCGCCGTGGCGGCGGATTCGGGGGCGATCGGCGGCTCCCTCAGCCATGAGTTTCACGTCATTGCCGATACCGGCGAAGATGCCATTGCCTACTGCGAGGGTTCCGACTTTGCCGCGAACATCGAGAAGGCCGAAGCTCTGCCGTTGATCGCCGCGCGCGCGGCACCGACGCAGACGCTGCAAAAGACGCCCACGCCGGGCGCGGCCAAATGCGAGGATGTCGCGACGCTGCTGGGCATTCCCTTGCAGCAGACCCTCAAGTCGGTCGTGCTCGCAGTGGATGGCGACAAGCCCGGGCAGGCCGCAACCATCGTGCTGCTGCTGGTGCGCGGCGATCATGCGGTCAACGAGGTCAAGGTGAGCAAGCTCGCCGGTCTGGCCAGCACCCGCATGGCGACCGAGGCCGAGATTGTGGCCACGTTTGGCACGCCGCCGGGCTACCTTGGGCCGATTGGCACTGTGCATCCCGTGCGCGTGATTGCCGACCGTACCGTGGCGAATATGAGCGACTTCGTCGTCGGCGCCAATGCGGTGGATTTCCACTACACCGGCGTCAACTGGGGGCGCGATCTGCCTGAGCCCGAAGTGGCCGACATCCGCAATGTGCAGGCGGGCGATCCCAGCCCGGACGGCAAGGGCGTGTTGTCGATCTGCCGCGGCATCGAGGTGGGGCATGTGTTTTATCTGGGCACCAAATATTCGGCCGCGATGGGCGCGACATTCCTCGACGACAAGGGTAAATCGCAAACGCTGGAAATGGGCTGCTACGGCATCGGCATCACCCGCATCCTCGGGGCCTGCATCGAACAGAATCACGATGCCAAGGGCATGATCTGGCCGGATGCGATCGCGCCGTTCACTGCCGTGATCTGCCCCATCGGTTATGACCGCAGCGAGGCCGTGCGCCAGGCGGCGGACGCGCTCTACGCCGAACTCATCGCCGCAGGCGTGGATGTGGCGCTGGATGACCGCGGCGAGCGTCCGGGCGTGATGCTGGGCGACTGGGAACTGATCGGCGTGCCGCACCGCATGGTGATTTCCGATCGCGGCCTTGCTGCTGGCACGGTCGAGTATCAGCACCGCCGAGAGAGTGCGCCGACGGTGTTGCCGCTGGCTGAAGCCTCCGCGCAGTTGCAAGCCCGGTTGCAGCGCTGA
- the tnpB gene encoding IS66 family insertion sequence element accessory protein TnpB (TnpB, as the term is used for proteins encoded by IS66 family insertion elements, is considered an accessory protein, since TnpC, encoded by a neighboring gene, is a DDE family transposase.): MLRIEAIWLAVGASDLRGGMDSLLGQVVARFGSAQRHHAYVFANRRATRLKVLVFDGSGIWLCTRRLQEGRFAWPQEDREALHLSAEQWSWLAAGLPWQRMTAHATASAIAVV, translated from the coding sequence ATGCTGCGCATTGAGGCCATCTGGCTGGCCGTGGGCGCCAGCGATCTGCGCGGCGGCATGGATAGCCTGCTGGGCCAGGTTGTGGCCCGGTTTGGCTCGGCCCAGCGCCACCATGCCTACGTGTTTGCCAACCGCCGCGCCACCCGGCTGAAGGTGCTCGTCTTTGATGGCTCGGGGATCTGGCTGTGCACGCGCCGACTGCAAGAAGGCCGGTTTGCCTGGCCGCAGGAGGACCGTGAGGCGCTGCACCTGAGTGCCGAGCAATGGAGTTGGCTGGCCGCCGGGCTGCCGTGGCAGCGCATGACCGCGCACGCCACCGCCAGCGCCATTGCCGTGGTGTAG
- the rpmA gene encoding 50S ribosomal protein L27, protein MAQKKGGGSTRNGRDSEAKRLGVKVYGGQGISAGGIIVRQRGTKFHPGHNVGIGKDHTLFALVDGRVEFEVKSAFNRQTVTVVAN, encoded by the coding sequence ATGGCACAGAAAAAAGGCGGCGGCTCAACCCGCAACGGGCGCGACTCAGAAGCCAAACGACTCGGCGTGAAGGTGTATGGCGGCCAGGGCATCTCGGCCGGCGGCATCATCGTGCGTCAGCGTGGCACCAAGTTCCACCCCGGACACAATGTCGGCATCGGCAAAGACCACACCTTGTTTGCGCTGGTCGATGGCCGCGTTGAATTTGAAGTGAAGAGCGCGTTCAATCGGCAGACCGTGACGGTTGTAGCCAACTGA
- a CDS encoding RNA pyrophosphohydrolase, with product MLDREGYRPNVGIILLNARNQVFWGKRVRAHSWQFPQGGINPGETPEQAMYRELHEEVGLNPCHVRIIARTRQWLRYDVPSHFVRRDSRGIYKGQKQIWYLLRLTGRDCDVCLRATEHPEFDAWRWNEYWIPLDSVIEFKRDVYQMALTELARFLPRTEPRTRFLRANLRHRHEGAATADEAATTDASASPFTTPDPA from the coding sequence ATGTTGGATCGCGAAGGCTACCGTCCCAACGTGGGCATCATCCTGCTCAACGCCAGAAATCAGGTGTTCTGGGGCAAGCGCGTGCGAGCGCATTCGTGGCAGTTTCCGCAGGGCGGCATCAACCCGGGCGAAACGCCTGAGCAGGCCATGTACCGCGAGTTGCACGAAGAGGTCGGCCTCAACCCTTGTCATGTCCGCATCATTGCCCGCACCCGCCAATGGCTGCGGTATGACGTGCCCAGCCACTTCGTGCGCCGCGACAGTCGGGGTATCTACAAAGGCCAGAAGCAGATCTGGTATTTGCTGCGCCTGACCGGGCGCGATTGCGATGTTTGTCTGCGCGCCACCGAGCACCCTGAGTTCGACGCCTGGCGCTGGAACGAATACTGGATACCGCTCGACAGTGTGATCGAGTTCAAGCGCGACGTCTATCAAATGGCGCTGACTGAGCTGGCGCGTTTTCTGCCCCGAACCGAACCGCGCACGCGTTTCCTGCGCGCCAATCTGCGGCACCGCCATGAGGGCGCCGCCACTGCAGACGAGGCCGCCACGACGGATGCTTCGGCTTCTCCTTTCACCACACCGGATCCAGCATGA
- a CDS encoding CNP1-like family protein codes for MTFSASARLRATLLVGLLLGLGSSPLTHAQSADQSDLFGAKQSPAEAPVTFPRAPADLLHVHITASGALQFYVDRGSISVEPGQTVRYTLVGKTPDGPSNITYEGINCATRQWTLYGLWNDASQKWGAASGGDWQRIPENGATRVHATLYSDDFCHNRAVRGTPADLARRIEMGLHAPSDNSLMTNER; via the coding sequence ATGACCTTTTCTGCTTCAGCACGCCTGCGCGCGACGCTGCTGGTCGGCCTTTTGCTCGGCTTGGGCTCCAGCCCTTTGACTCACGCCCAGTCTGCAGACCAAAGCGACTTGTTCGGCGCCAAGCAGAGCCCTGCCGAAGCGCCCGTCACCTTTCCCCGCGCCCCGGCGGATCTGTTGCATGTGCACATCACCGCGAGCGGCGCGCTGCAGTTTTATGTCGATCGGGGCTCGATCTCGGTGGAACCCGGCCAGACGGTGCGCTACACCTTGGTGGGAAAAACGCCCGACGGACCGAGCAATATCACCTATGAAGGAATCAACTGCGCCACGCGACAGTGGACGCTCTATGGTCTGTGGAACGACGCCAGCCAGAAATGGGGGGCCGCAAGCGGGGGGGACTGGCAGCGCATTCCCGAAAACGGTGCAACGCGGGTGCACGCCACTCTTTACAGCGACGATTTTTGTCACAACCGGGCTGTTCGCGGCACGCCTGCTGACTTGGCTCGTCGCATCGAGATGGGCTTGCATGCGCCCTCGGACAATTCTCTGATGACGAATGAGCGCTGA
- the cgtA gene encoding Obg family GTPase CgtA, whose amino-acid sequence MKFVDEVVIEAHAGNGGNGCVSFRREKFIPFGGPNGGDGGRGGHVIARADVNLNTLVDFRFSKLHRGRNGEHGRGADQYGAGGDDKVLRMPVGTLIFDAETDELIADLVQDGQEIIIARGGQGGLGNLHFKSSVNRAPRESTKGQEGEHRKLRLELKVLADVGLLGMPNAGKSTLISAVSNARPKIADYPFTTLYPNLGVVRLGPGRSFVIADIPGLIEGAAEGQGLGHQFLRHLQRTKLLLHIVDMAPIEEGADPVKDVRAIVAELKKYDADLAAKPRWLVLNKLDLLPEDERDAAVKNLLRRLRYKGPVFPISALAREGLDPLLHAIAEHIGQSKPVETVELDPRFRDDVSP is encoded by the coding sequence GTGAAATTTGTCGATGAAGTCGTGATCGAGGCGCACGCCGGAAACGGCGGCAACGGCTGCGTGTCGTTTCGCCGTGAGAAATTCATTCCCTTTGGCGGGCCGAATGGCGGTGACGGCGGGCGCGGCGGACATGTCATCGCTCGCGCAGATGTCAATCTGAACACGCTGGTGGACTTTCGGTTTTCCAAGCTGCATCGCGGACGCAACGGCGAGCACGGGCGCGGCGCGGATCAGTACGGCGCCGGTGGCGACGACAAGGTGCTGCGCATGCCGGTTGGCACGCTGATCTTTGATGCCGAAACGGATGAGCTCATCGCCGATCTGGTGCAGGACGGCCAGGAGATCATCATCGCCCGCGGCGGGCAAGGCGGCTTGGGCAATCTGCACTTCAAATCCAGCGTGAATCGCGCGCCGCGCGAATCGACCAAGGGACAAGAGGGCGAGCATCGCAAGCTGCGTCTCGAACTCAAGGTGCTGGCCGATGTGGGGCTGCTGGGCATGCCCAACGCGGGAAAGAGCACCTTGATTTCCGCCGTGTCCAATGCCCGTCCCAAGATTGCCGACTATCCGTTCACCACGCTGTATCCCAATCTCGGCGTGGTGCGTCTGGGGCCTGGCCGGAGCTTCGTCATTGCCGACATTCCCGGGCTGATCGAGGGCGCGGCGGAAGGCCAGGGGCTGGGCCATCAGTTTCTGCGGCATTTGCAGCGCACCAAACTGCTGCTGCACATCGTGGACATGGCGCCGATTGAAGAGGGCGCAGATCCCGTCAAGGATGTTCGCGCCATCGTGGCCGAGCTGAAAAAATACGACGCCGACCTAGCCGCCAAGCCCCGTTGGCTGGTACTCAACAAACTCGATCTGCTGCCCGAAGACGAGCGCGATGCAGCGGTGAAAAACCTGCTTCGCCGTCTGCGTTACAAAGGCCCGGTGTTCCCGATCTCGGCACTGGCACGCGAGGGCCTTGACCCACTGCTGCACGCGATTGCCGAACATATCGGCCAAAGCAAACCGGTAGAAACCGTCGAACTCGATCCCCGCTTCCGTGACGATGTCAGCCCCTGA
- the rplU gene encoding 50S ribosomal protein L21, protein MYAVIKTGGKQYRVAAGEKIKVEQMPADVGQDIVLEEVLAVVNGEDAKFGTPLVDGAKVTAKVLSHGRHDKVRIFKMRRRKHYQKHQGHRQNYTELQIETISA, encoded by the coding sequence ATGTATGCGGTCATAAAAACCGGCGGCAAGCAGTACCGTGTTGCAGCTGGCGAAAAAATCAAGGTAGAACAGATGCCGGCAGACGTAGGTCAGGATATTGTGTTGGAAGAGGTGCTCGCCGTGGTCAACGGTGAAGACGCCAAGTTCGGCACTCCCCTGGTCGACGGTGCAAAGGTGACGGCCAAGGTGCTGTCGCACGGGCGGCACGACAAGGTGCGCATTTTCAAAATGCGTCGCCGCAAGCACTATCAGAAGCATCAGGGGCATCGGCAGAATTACACCGAGCTTCAGATTGAAACGATCTCGGCCTAA